Proteins from a single region of Candidatus Woesearchaeota archaeon:
- a CDS encoding DNA-directed RNA polymerase, producing MGNFNQGGGFRGGNGGGGFRSEGGGFRGGQGGGGGFKKDFGGPREMHEATCSECGTACKVPFKPMEGKPVFCRECYSKKKGF from the coding sequence ATGGGAAATTTTAACCAAGGCGGCGGTTTTAGAGGAGGAAATGGAGGAGGAGGCTTTCGTAGTGAAGGAGGCGGATTCCGTGGTGGACAAGGCGGCGGTGGCGGCTTTAAGAAAGATTTTGGTGGTCCTCGTGAAATGCACGAAGCTACCTGTTCTGAATGTGGCACAGCTTGTAAAGTACCTTTCAAACCTATGGAAGGAAAACCAGTCTTTTGCCGTGAGTGCTACAGTAAGAAAAAAGGATTCTAG
- the gatE gene encoding Glu-tRNA(Gln) amidotransferase subunit GatE — MHKKLGLKCGLEIHQQLEGTKLFCSCPTLLRDDAPHFSVRRKLRASAGESGVVDAAAAAEQQRNRMFVYEGYKDTTCLVELDAQPPKEISTNALYTGLQFSHAVGAQVPAVVQVMRKTVVDGSNTSGFQRTVLLGRHGNIETSEGNVRVSNITIEEDSCKNIVDTENGRVYRMDRLGVPLIEIGTEPDIKSPQQCQEAAKKIGMILRSLPGIKRGLGTIRQDVNVSIEGGERIEIKGAQDLRMIPTLVELEAKRQEELLKIKNELKGKKLDVLVIVDLTSELKDSPSKMIQKSVSSKGKVLGTILKGFKGMIGRELQPNYRLGTEFSWRAKIKAGVGGIFHSDELPNYGITEDDVAKVRDVLKCAEQDAFILVADKEEKARRALMAVHERVGELWKGIPKEVRKANDDGTTSYMRPISGAARMYPETDVPLVVLKGREVELPELLDAKIERYQKEYGMARDLAEHIAKGDKVMLFEETVSKYAQIKPAFIADTLTSTVLEIKRVHNEEPEKVTDEQWRKVFLYLSQDLIHKDIIIDVLLDMIKGVFDLKKYEGLSTEELHRVIISVIEKNKGAPQGALMGLCMKALAGKASGQVIARELKVILERGHK, encoded by the coding sequence ATGCATAAAAAGTTAGGGTTGAAGTGTGGATTAGAGATTCATCAGCAGTTAGAGGGTACAAAGTTATTTTGCTCATGTCCTACGTTATTACGAGATGATGCACCTCATTTTAGTGTACGCCGTAAGTTGCGTGCATCTGCTGGAGAATCCGGTGTTGTTGATGCAGCGGCAGCGGCAGAACAACAACGCAATCGTATGTTTGTCTATGAGGGATATAAAGATACTACGTGTTTAGTTGAGCTTGATGCGCAACCGCCTAAAGAGATAAGTACTAATGCGCTTTATACTGGATTACAATTTTCTCACGCTGTCGGCGCGCAGGTGCCAGCAGTTGTGCAAGTCATGCGTAAGACCGTGGTTGATGGTTCCAATACTTCTGGTTTTCAACGAACAGTGTTACTTGGACGTCATGGCAATATTGAAACATCAGAAGGAAATGTTCGTGTAAGTAATATTACTATTGAGGAAGATTCTTGTAAAAATATTGTAGATACAGAGAATGGTCGAGTGTATCGCATGGATCGGTTGGGAGTTCCTCTTATTGAAATTGGAACAGAACCCGATATTAAAAGTCCGCAACAATGTCAAGAAGCAGCGAAAAAGATTGGTATGATCTTACGTTCTCTACCCGGTATTAAACGAGGATTGGGTACAATTCGCCAAGATGTTAATGTTTCTATTGAAGGTGGCGAACGAATCGAGATTAAAGGAGCGCAAGATTTGCGTATGATACCCACACTTGTCGAATTAGAAGCAAAGCGACAAGAAGAGTTATTGAAAATTAAGAACGAATTGAAAGGAAAGAAGCTTGATGTGCTTGTGATTGTGGATTTGACATCTGAGTTAAAAGATTCTCCTTCAAAGATGATTCAGAAATCCGTTAGTTCTAAAGGAAAAGTCTTAGGGACAATTTTGAAAGGATTCAAGGGAATGATTGGACGAGAGCTGCAACCTAATTATCGATTAGGAACAGAATTTTCGTGGCGAGCTAAGATTAAAGCTGGTGTCGGTGGTATTTTTCATTCTGATGAGTTGCCCAACTATGGGATTACTGAAGATGATGTTGCAAAAGTTCGTGACGTGTTGAAATGTGCTGAACAGGATGCATTTATTCTTGTTGCTGATAAAGAAGAAAAAGCACGACGTGCATTAATGGCTGTACATGAACGTGTTGGTGAACTGTGGAAAGGTATTCCTAAAGAAGTACGTAAAGCTAATGATGATGGAACTACCTCCTATATGCGACCTATTTCAGGAGCTGCCCGAATGTATCCGGAAACTGATGTACCACTAGTCGTATTGAAAGGTCGAGAAGTTGAATTGCCCGAATTACTTGATGCAAAAATTGAACGATATCAAAAAGAATATGGCATGGCGAGAGATCTTGCTGAACATATTGCGAAAGGGGATAAAGTAATGCTTTTTGAAGAGACAGTATCTAAGTATGCTCAAATTAAACCAGCATTTATTGCAGATACACTAACTTCTACTGTTTTAGAGATCAAACGTGTACATAATGAAGAGCCTGAAAAAGTAACTGATGAACAATGGCGTAAGGTATTCTTGTACTTGTCACAAGATTTAATCCATAAAGATATTATTATTGACGTATTATTGGATATGATCAAAGGAGTCTTTGACTTGAAGAAGTATGAAGGATTGTCTACCGAAGAATTACATCGAGTGATTATTTCAGTTATTGAGAAGAACAAAGGCGCCCCGCAAGGCGCATTAATGGGATTGTGCATGAAAGCATTAGCAGGGAAAGCGTCTGGGCAAGTGATTGCGCGAGAGTTGAAAGTAATTTTGGAGAGAGGACACAAATAA
- a CDS encoding AAA family ATPase, translating to MHSSSPFPSSPSSPSSSYFGITGKYGVGKDTVAQILQENGFIHLSLSDALRDHLKSRNIPITRDSMIQYGDELRAKEGSDILAKTVMKQLQPNQNYVFSSIRSLGELQHLQTLSNFILIEVTAPITIRLYRLQQRNRPGDPQTLPKLLIKEQQEQTNDPAGMQLNDVISQAQYQIANDSTVEELRKRIKEMLEKVSKK from the coding sequence ATGCATTCCTCTTCTCCCTTTCCCTCTTCTCCTTCTTCTCCATCTTCTTCATATTTTGGCATCACTGGCAAGTATGGCGTAGGTAAAGATACAGTAGCTCAAATTCTGCAAGAAAATGGCTTTATCCATCTCTCACTTTCTGATGCATTACGTGATCATCTTAAATCCAGAAACATTCCTATCACCCGCGATAGTATGATCCAATACGGAGACGAGTTACGCGCAAAAGAGGGTTCAGATATTCTCGCTAAAACCGTCATGAAACAACTTCAACCAAACCAGAATTATGTTTTTAGTTCCATTCGTTCTTTGGGAGAACTTCAACACCTCCAAACCTTGTCTAACTTCATTTTAATTGAAGTCACTGCACCAATAACTATTCGTCTGTATCGTCTTCAACAACGAAATCGTCCGGGAGACCCACAAACCCTTCCCAAACTTCTAATCAAAGAACAACAAGAACAAACTAATGATCCTGCTGGCATGCAACTTAATGACGTCATCTCACAAGCTCAGTATCAGATCGCTAACGACAGCACAGTTGAAGAGTTGAGAAAAAGAATAAAAGAGATGTTAGAAAAAGTATCAAAAAAATAA
- a CDS encoding DUF475 domain-containing protein, whose product MEILSMILIVVGLCLFETISSIDNAIINAEVLSTMSQKARRWFLLWGILFAVFLVRGLLPWLIIWASTPQLGFMGSLTATFSSDPAVIEAIERSAPILLAGGGVFLIFLFFHWLFLEPKQFGLHHEKFFLRQGIWFYAVVSILLAFIVWKGIKHNPLMAFGAVIGSTAFFITHGFKQNAEKAEEQMLHHNNSMSDWSKILYLEVIDMTFSIDGVLGAFAFTLSVPLILIGNGLGAIVVRQLTLGNIDRIKKYKYLKNGAMYSILVLGMVMTLHAFGVHIPEWISPVATIGVVGFFFWKSKRALALEEQRA is encoded by the coding sequence ATGGAAATTCTCTCCATGATTCTCATTGTCGTTGGGCTTTGTCTCTTTGAAACTATTAGTTCTATCGATAATGCGATCATTAATGCAGAAGTTCTCTCTACCATGTCGCAAAAAGCGCGACGTTGGTTTCTTCTTTGGGGAATTTTATTTGCTGTTTTCCTTGTTCGTGGGCTTCTCCCATGGTTGATTATTTGGGCATCAACTCCTCAATTAGGATTTATGGGTTCATTAACAGCGACATTTAGCTCTGACCCCGCCGTTATCGAAGCTATTGAACGATCAGCGCCAATTCTGCTTGCAGGTGGTGGAGTTTTTCTGATTTTTCTCTTCTTTCATTGGCTCTTTCTGGAACCTAAGCAGTTTGGTCTTCATCACGAAAAGTTTTTCCTGCGACAAGGAATTTGGTTTTATGCAGTCGTCTCAATTTTACTTGCATTTATCGTCTGGAAAGGAATAAAACATAACCCCCTTATGGCTTTTGGTGCAGTCATAGGTTCGACGGCATTTTTTATTACTCATGGATTTAAACAAAATGCCGAAAAAGCAGAAGAACAAATGTTACATCACAATAACAGTATGTCCGATTGGAGTAAAATTCTCTATCTTGAAGTCATTGACATGACGTTCTCTATCGATGGTGTGCTTGGTGCCTTTGCTTTTACACTATCCGTTCCATTAATTCTAATCGGAAATGGGTTGGGGGCAATCGTTGTACGTCAACTTACTTTAGGTAACATCGATCGAATCAAAAAATACAAATATCTCAAAAACGGCGCAATGTATTCTATTCTCGTCTTAGGAATGGTCATGACACTGCATGCATTTGGTGTTCACATCCCTGAATGGATTTCACCTGTTGCAACCATTGGTGTTGTCGGCTTCTTCTTTTGGAAGTCGAAGCGTGCTTTAGCTTTGGAAGAACAGCGAGCCTAA
- a CDS encoding ribonuclease D, whose amino-acid sequence MLPFTYITTHEQLKAAAKEWENLSELALDLECENNLHHYGTYISLIQLSTGTKHWIVDVLLVGDISPLLDVFRNKNVLKVLHDISFDVRILNSQFRCQLEPFFDTQLACFFLGKEQCGLGSLLGEYFGIEKDRKYQRVDWTRRPLKDDMLSYAITDAAHLLELKRRLIAELKVKARLEWVEQECRYHATQELNYQEQEYDDVSGVKRLPPVNRAVARVLFEERKRLAQKMDRPPFMIFANGILIELAQNPQTTVEFWRSVRGVHPMVHTDAEIFASRVKLALGECSANTACAKTVRLALTEEQKHQIDVITQRRNSLAEKLGMKAYLLIGTDDIREAVVSQSLDHVREWQRELLRKEKVVEF is encoded by the coding sequence ATGTTACCTTTTACGTATATCACCACACATGAGCAACTCAAAGCGGCTGCGAAAGAATGGGAAAATCTGTCTGAACTGGCACTTGATCTTGAATGTGAGAATAATCTACATCATTATGGCACTTATATCTCGTTGATTCAGCTTTCTACTGGCACGAAGCATTGGATTGTGGATGTGCTTTTAGTGGGCGATATCTCCCCACTGCTGGATGTATTTAGGAATAAAAACGTGCTTAAAGTCTTGCATGACATCAGTTTTGATGTGCGGATTTTGAACTCACAGTTTCGATGTCAACTCGAACCATTCTTTGACACGCAACTAGCCTGTTTCTTTTTAGGAAAAGAACAATGTGGATTGGGGTCATTGTTAGGAGAATATTTTGGAATTGAGAAAGATCGTAAGTATCAACGGGTGGATTGGACACGACGACCTTTAAAGGATGATATGTTGTCCTATGCAATTACTGATGCAGCGCATTTATTGGAGTTAAAGAGGCGATTGATTGCGGAATTAAAAGTAAAAGCAAGATTGGAATGGGTCGAACAAGAGTGCCGTTATCATGCTACTCAAGAATTAAATTATCAAGAACAAGAATATGATGATGTAAGTGGCGTCAAGCGTTTGCCACCGGTTAATCGTGCTGTGGCGCGTGTTCTTTTTGAAGAGAGAAAACGATTAGCGCAAAAGATGGATAGGCCCCCATTCATGATTTTCGCTAATGGAATACTTATTGAATTAGCGCAGAATCCTCAAACCACTGTCGAATTCTGGAGAAGTGTACGAGGGGTTCATCCCATGGTCCATACGGATGCGGAAATCTTTGCATCACGCGTGAAATTAGCTCTTGGTGAATGTTCTGCTAATACTGCGTGTGCTAAAACGGTTCGGTTAGCATTAACAGAAGAACAAAAACATCAAATTGATGTAATAACACAACGACGTAATTCGCTTGCAGAGAAACTGGGGATGAAAGCTTATTTATTGATTGGCACAGATGATATTCGAGAAGCTGTAGTGTCACAGTCTTTGGATCATGTGCGAGAGTGGCAACGAGAGTTGTTGAGGAAGGAGAAAGTTGTGGAGTTTTAG
- a CDS encoding Lrp/AsnC family transcriptional regulator, translated as MVKIDLKDRKILANLDMNARLPASELAKLVQLSRQAVEYRIERLKREKVIFGAFAIFDSVTAGYNWYRVVIRLLNATQEQKNNFVNYLQHHPQVSWLGEAGGNWDLVVNFACEDNFQFNSLFEKMILGYGAIIRDYEILIYLEIHDFERSYILPTKKLRQELYHAMKRNNFFHLDNLDKQIIQHINTNATVSYVDLGQKLNVTSNTIRNRLQELKKQDILLGFRMFINPGAFGYKTHMLFLSITQLNLEQEKNLYYYLKSIPQVTFLVKHIGKWRIGMEIETQSEEDFQRIFVDIRGKFASMISDFEAFPLFKDHTLNYFPDGCLK; from the coding sequence ATGGTTAAAATTGATCTCAAAGACCGCAAGATCCTTGCAAACTTAGACATGAACGCTCGTCTCCCTGCAAGCGAACTTGCCAAACTCGTTCAACTCTCACGTCAGGCTGTAGAATATCGTATTGAACGTCTCAAACGAGAAAAAGTTATTTTTGGTGCGTTCGCCATCTTTGATAGTGTTACTGCTGGGTATAATTGGTATCGAGTTGTGATTCGCCTTCTAAACGCAACTCAAGAACAAAAGAACAACTTTGTTAATTATCTCCAACATCACCCTCAGGTATCCTGGCTTGGCGAAGCAGGTGGTAATTGGGACCTTGTCGTTAATTTTGCTTGTGAAGATAACTTCCAATTTAACTCCCTCTTTGAGAAAATGATCTTGGGATATGGGGCTATTATTCGTGATTACGAGATTCTGATTTATCTTGAGATCCATGATTTTGAACGTTCATACATTCTTCCAACAAAGAAGCTACGCCAAGAATTGTATCATGCCATGAAACGTAATAATTTTTTCCATCTTGATAATTTAGATAAACAGATAATTCAACACATTAACACTAACGCAACTGTTTCTTATGTTGATTTGGGTCAAAAACTAAATGTTACTTCTAATACTATTAGGAACCGACTTCAAGAACTTAAAAAACAAGATATTCTGCTCGGTTTTCGTATGTTTATCAATCCGGGTGCCTTTGGTTACAAAACCCATATGCTCTTTCTTTCTATCACTCAACTTAATCTCGAACAAGAAAAAAATCTATACTACTATCTCAAGAGTATCCCTCAAGTAACATTCTTGGTCAAACACATCGGTAAATGGCGCATCGGCATGGAGATTGAAACTCAAAGTGAAGAAGACTTTCAGAGGATTTTTGTTGACATCAGAGGAAAATTTGCTTCTATGATTTCCGACTTTGAAGCATTTCCTCTTTTCAAAGATCACACACTGAATTATTTCCCAGATGGGTGTTTGAAGTAA
- a CDS encoding signal peptidase I has protein sequence MKKPATKPTSTWGKMWYFLWHDDSLASWLVNIVLAFLLIRFVFYPLLGVVLGTPFPIVAVVSESMEHGLHNGVLCGESFSDFKESFDNYWDTCGSWYVQNNISKEQFETFPLASGFNKGDVILLWRANQNNLKVGDVLVFQANKAQPIIHRVVKVWQEDTTQYYQTKGDHNSNSITGGIGEDKINSQRIYGKGVVRIPYLGWVKILFVNALRPFGIIIER, from the coding sequence ATGAAAAAACCAGCTACCAAACCAACCTCAACCTGGGGTAAAATGTGGTACTTCTTGTGGCATGATGATTCGTTGGCCAGCTGGTTGGTAAACATTGTTCTTGCCTTTCTTCTCATCCGCTTTGTCTTCTACCCTTTATTAGGCGTCGTTCTCGGAACGCCTTTTCCTATCGTTGCGGTCGTAAGTGAGAGTATGGAACATGGTCTTCATAATGGCGTGTTATGCGGAGAATCATTCTCTGATTTCAAAGAGTCATTTGATAACTATTGGGACACCTGTGGCAGTTGGTATGTCCAAAATAACATCAGCAAAGAACAATTCGAAACATTCCCTCTCGCCTCTGGTTTTAACAAAGGGGATGTTATCCTCTTATGGCGAGCGAATCAAAACAACCTCAAAGTGGGCGATGTCCTCGTCTTTCAAGCAAATAAAGCTCAGCCAATTATACATCGTGTCGTTAAAGTTTGGCAAGAAGACACAACGCAATATTACCAAACTAAAGGGGATCATAATAGTAATAGTATCACTGGCGGAATTGGTGAAGATAAAATAAACTCCCAGCGAATATACGGGAAAGGCGTGGTTAGAATCCCTTATTTAGGGTGGGTGAAAATTCTTTTTGTCAACGCATTACGTCCTTTTGGCATCATTATCGAACGGTAG
- a CDS encoding SDR family oxidoreductase — protein sequence MDQKIAVVTGANRGIGFEVARQLAQKGLIVILTCRNSQKGEAAVNQLQQEGLTIYFHPLDVTSDQSCEQFFQALQQTVGRVDILINNAGIFAESNDSTFSASESILDLPHDIFLQSLETNTFGAMRMVKALRPIFSADGQIINVSSIMGQLHKMDSGYAAYRMSKAALNVVTKVLADELKENTDICVNSVHPGWIKTDMGGPRAPQSVQEGADTIVWLALGADGTNPTGKFFHNREVIPW from the coding sequence ATGGATCAAAAAATCGCTGTCGTCACTGGTGCCAATCGCGGTATTGGATTTGAAGTTGCAAGACAACTTGCCCAAAAAGGACTTATTGTCATTCTCACCTGTCGTAATTCCCAAAAAGGTGAAGCGGCGGTTAATCAGCTCCAACAAGAAGGTCTCACCATATACTTCCACCCATTAGACGTAACCTCAGATCAAAGTTGTGAACAATTTTTTCAAGCTCTTCAGCAAACCGTTGGTCGAGTTGACATTCTCATCAACAACGCTGGCATCTTCGCAGAATCCAATGATTCTACATTTTCCGCATCTGAATCAATCCTCGATCTTCCTCATGATATCTTCCTTCAATCTCTTGAAACCAATACTTTTGGTGCGATGCGTATGGTCAAAGCACTCAGACCAATCTTTTCCGCAGATGGTCAAATCATTAATGTCTCAAGCATTATGGGGCAACTCCATAAAATGGACAGCGGCTATGCTGCCTATAGGATGTCAAAAGCAGCACTTAATGTTGTTACTAAAGTCCTTGCTGATGAACTCAAAGAAAACACCGACATCTGTGTTAATAGTGTTCATCCCGGCTGGATTAAGACCGACATGGGTGGACCACGCGCCCCTCAAAGTGTGCAAGAAGGAGCAGATACTATTGTGTGGCTAGCATTAGGTGCAGATGGCACTAACCCTACTGGCAAATTTTTCCATAATCGAGAAGTTATTCCTTGGTAG
- a CDS encoding transcription factor S — translation MFCEKCGSILRIKDKSGKKVLYCSCGFTKNIGDEQATVTEQVESAKRVEVIEKVETNPKIRIKCEKCDNTTAYYWTQQTRGADEPETRFFRCTKCNHTWREYA, via the coding sequence ATGTTCTGTGAGAAATGCGGTTCAATTCTTCGTATAAAAGACAAAAGCGGTAAAAAAGTGCTCTATTGTTCATGTGGCTTCACTAAAAATATTGGCGATGAACAGGCAACAGTAACAGAACAAGTTGAATCTGCAAAACGAGTAGAAGTTATTGAAAAAGTAGAAACAAACCCCAAAATTCGTATTAAATGCGAAAAGTGCGATAATACTACTGCGTATTATTGGACCCAACAGACTAGGGGCGCTGATGAACCAGAGACACGCTTCTTTAGATGTACTAAATGTAATCATACTTGGAGGGAATATGCGTGA
- a CDS encoding DEAD/DEAH box helicase translates to MTFQQLKLIEPLQIALEQQGYTTPTPIQLKAIPDLLEGKDLIGIAQTGTGKTAAFVLPILQRMTERYPRVVRTLVLAPTRELAAQIGESFAAYGKFLKFKHTVIFGGVGQQVQVNAVANGVDIIVATPGRLLDLMNQGRVNLKNIEFFVLDEADRMLDMGFINDIKKIIVKLPQKRQSLFFSATMSPQVSSLANQMLHNPIRVEVTPQATTVERIKQSVCFVDSATKESLLLELLLQKHLTRVLVFTLTKHRANKVAAFLNNHNIKADAIHGNKSQGARTQALANFKSGRTNVLVATDIAARGIDIDNISHVINFELPNVPESYVHRIGRTARAGTEGEAYSFCSAEERDLLRDIEKLIKLKIEVMQQKYHSDRAQNAVGAAAKPLPKNKAGRPRSGKPRQGKPNFRR, encoded by the coding sequence ATGACATTTCAACAGCTTAAACTCATTGAACCGCTCCAAATTGCGCTTGAACAACAAGGATATACTACACCAACGCCGATCCAACTAAAAGCAATTCCCGATCTGCTCGAAGGAAAAGATCTAATTGGAATTGCGCAGACTGGAACAGGTAAAACGGCAGCATTTGTTCTTCCGATTCTACAACGGATGACCGAAAGGTATCCCCGCGTCGTTCGTACATTGGTACTTGCACCGACACGAGAGCTTGCGGCACAAATTGGCGAGAGCTTTGCTGCTTATGGTAAGTTTCTCAAATTTAAACACACGGTCATTTTTGGTGGTGTCGGTCAACAAGTGCAAGTTAATGCCGTCGCGAATGGTGTGGACATTATTGTTGCAACACCTGGACGATTACTCGATTTAATGAATCAAGGCAGAGTGAATCTCAAAAACATTGAGTTCTTTGTGTTAGATGAAGCTGATCGTATGCTCGATATGGGGTTCATCAATGATATCAAAAAAATCATTGTAAAACTGCCCCAAAAACGGCAATCACTTTTCTTTTCAGCAACGATGTCCCCGCAAGTAAGCTCACTGGCGAATCAAATGCTCCATAATCCTATTCGTGTTGAAGTTACCCCGCAAGCAACGACGGTTGAACGGATCAAACAATCTGTCTGTTTTGTGGATTCAGCAACGAAAGAAAGCCTGCTTTTAGAGCTCTTATTACAAAAGCATCTTACACGTGTCTTAGTATTTACTCTTACTAAACATCGTGCAAATAAAGTCGCAGCATTTCTTAATAATCATAATATCAAAGCAGATGCAATCCACGGCAATAAATCACAAGGCGCACGAACACAAGCATTGGCAAATTTTAAGTCAGGAAGAACAAACGTATTAGTGGCAACAGATATTGCCGCACGCGGTATTGATATTGATAATATCAGCCATGTTATTAACTTTGAACTTCCCAACGTACCTGAGAGTTATGTTCACCGCATTGGCAGAACAGCACGCGCAGGAACCGAGGGAGAAGCATATTCTTTCTGTTCAGCAGAGGAAAGAGACCTACTTCGTGATATTGAAAAGTTAATCAAATTAAAAATTGAAGTAATGCAGCAAAAGTACCATTCGGATCGCGCACAGAATGCGGTTGGCGCAGCTGCCAAGCCACTACCCAAAAATAAAGCTGGACGACCAAGAAGCGGTAAGCCTCGACAGGGAAAACCCAATTTTAGAAGGTAG
- a CDS encoding ATP-dependent DNA ligase, with amino-acid sequence MNFEKLVVVFEQLQKTASGNEMRQILADFFKTVPTSDIHIIAYLTLGKLGADYEDFVLGLAEKSVVKAIAKAAGVSEAKVKEVVDKKGDAGLAAEELLKKKPTTLVPVGELTIHEFFEKLHKIAALEGSGSQDTKANILVSLLQKTSALGGCYLIRVVLGQLRMGVADMTVLDALAIAYTGEKKNKEILENAYNICPDVGIIAETIATKGLKGFDHFTISVGRPVKMMLAQRVEELHEISDKIEGNFIVEGKYDGERVQAHKLADGKIVLFSRRLDTITDQFPDLVDYLAKEVKAKMFVLEGEILAIDTEGNPLAFQTLMQRRRKYDVAEYAKKIPIQLKVFELLHLDGKSYLEKPLVERDAAIKKMVAGGKHIVAAEHIETDSLEEVEEFFQKMLEKGYEGIIVKNPQGEYQAGTRGWNWIKWKKDYVKELSDTFDLVVLGAYVGRGRRHGTYGALLGGIYDEKNDEFLSFCKIGTGLSDEMLAELPTRFSKYKVDKKPARVRVEKIMEPDVWFSPDIVVEVSGAEITQSPSHTAGVALRFPRFLKYREKKAEQATTLKEVKQMMKER; translated from the coding sequence ATGAATTTTGAAAAACTTGTTGTCGTATTCGAGCAGCTGCAAAAGACGGCCTCAGGTAATGAAATGCGTCAAATTTTGGCAGATTTTTTCAAAACAGTGCCGACTTCTGATATCCACATAATCGCGTATCTTACTTTAGGGAAGTTAGGAGCTGACTACGAAGATTTTGTTCTGGGGCTTGCGGAGAAATCAGTTGTTAAAGCAATTGCCAAGGCTGCAGGTGTTTCGGAAGCTAAAGTAAAAGAAGTCGTTGACAAAAAGGGCGATGCTGGTCTGGCTGCAGAGGAATTACTCAAAAAGAAACCGACAACACTTGTTCCGGTTGGGGAATTGACGATTCATGAATTCTTTGAAAAATTACATAAGATTGCAGCACTCGAGGGGAGTGGATCGCAAGATACAAAAGCCAATATTCTGGTTTCATTGCTACAAAAAACCTCCGCATTGGGAGGTTGCTACCTGATTCGGGTGGTGCTAGGTCAATTACGCATGGGCGTTGCCGATATGACTGTGCTTGATGCTCTCGCGATTGCGTATACTGGTGAAAAAAAGAATAAAGAAATTCTTGAGAACGCATACAATATCTGCCCGGACGTAGGAATTATCGCAGAGACGATTGCCACCAAAGGTTTGAAAGGATTTGATCATTTTACTATTTCGGTGGGTAGACCTGTCAAAATGATGCTAGCGCAACGTGTTGAAGAACTGCATGAAATTAGCGATAAGATTGAAGGAAATTTTATTGTTGAAGGGAAGTATGACGGAGAGAGAGTACAAGCGCATAAATTAGCTGATGGAAAAATAGTCTTATTTTCTCGAAGATTGGATACCATTACAGATCAATTTCCGGATTTAGTTGATTATTTGGCTAAGGAAGTGAAGGCGAAGATGTTTGTACTTGAAGGCGAGATTCTTGCGATTGATACCGAGGGAAATCCTCTTGCGTTTCAAACACTCATGCAACGGCGACGCAAATATGATGTTGCAGAGTATGCTAAGAAAATCCCAATTCAATTGAAAGTATTTGAGCTGCTCCATCTTGATGGAAAATCCTACTTAGAGAAGCCGCTTGTGGAACGCGATGCTGCGATCAAGAAAATGGTTGCAGGTGGTAAACATATTGTCGCAGCCGAACACATTGAAACAGATTCCCTAGAAGAGGTTGAAGAGTTTTTTCAAAAGATGCTGGAGAAAGGATATGAGGGCATTATCGTTAAAAATCCGCAAGGTGAATATCAAGCAGGAACTCGAGGTTGGAATTGGATCAAATGGAAAAAAGATTATGTGAAAGAATTAAGTGATACATTTGATCTCGTCGTGTTGGGTGCGTATGTTGGACGAGGTCGCCGACATGGAACCTATGGTGCGTTACTTGGCGGCATTTACGATGAGAAGAATGATGAGTTTCTTTCATTTTGTAAAATTGGGACAGGTCTTTCAGATGAGATGCTTGCAGAGTTACCTACACGGTTTTCGAAGTATAAAGTTGACAAGAAGCCAGCACGCGTACGCGTTGAGAAGATTATGGAACCAGATGTTTGGTTCTCACCAGACATTGTGGTTGAAGTATCGGGAGCTGAGATTACTCAAAGCCCATCGCATACAGCAGGTGTTGCGTTACGTTTTCCACGGTTTTTGAAATATCGAGAGAAGAAAGCGGAACAGGCGACGACTTTGAAAGAAGTTAAGCAGATGATGAAGGAAAGGTAG